The DNA region AGGTTGTATTTCTTAAAGCTAAAAAGAATGTGAAGAATCTAATTAAAAACAGCCGGTATTTTACGGGGAATATTCCCACAAGCGTGAGGAACTATTCCCCGCTCAGGTGAATAAATTCTGAAGTAAAAATGCTTCTTCGGATTGACAGCAACTATTTTTCCTTTTCCGGTCATTCTTGAGATACTTTCATTCTTGTTTCGGCCAGGGTCAGGGAAATGCACATTTCGCATTCATCCCGCTTGACTCCGTTATTGCAATGGTACCCGAATTTTTCCACCCATTTCAGCTCAAGTCGAGGACAGGTCTCCACGAACTTGGCGAACAGGACCAGCCTCTCGAGCAGCGGCGGCTGGAGCGAATGCTCCATCCGGCAGGCGGCCTCATCGGCCTCGGCCTCGCCGACCGACAAAACCTTGATGAAGAACTCGCGCAACGCCTCGTGCCGGCGGACCACGTCCTCAGCTATCGCCAAACCTTTTTCGGTCAGGGTGATCACATCGTAGGGGGCGTAGTTGATCAGCCGCCGGTCAGCCAGCGAATGCAGCGCGCCGGTCACCGACGAGCTGCTGACGCCGAGATCTTTCGCGATGTCCTTGGCCCTGACCGCCTGTTTGCGCCGGATTATCTGGAAGATTGCCTCCAGGTAGTCTTCCAGGCTGGCGCTGAGTGACTCGGCTGCTGCCATAGTATCCTCACACAATTTGCAGTCTCGACAAAATTAACCTGTTCTAACAATTTACGCCACGCCTAACATTTTGTCAAGCTTTTACCGTTATCCAATATTTTGTGGGAAGCTGCAGTCTCGATCCCTGAGGTTGAATCGTGGTTTTCTCTCTAAGGATCGCAATTTTTCAAAAGGGGGTTAATCCGGGTAAATAAATTTACGACGAATAAAGAAATTCCTGAAAAT from Candidatus Glassbacteria bacterium includes:
- a CDS encoding metal-dependent transcriptional regulator translates to MAAAESLSASLEDYLEAIFQIIRRKQAVRAKDIAKDLGVSSSSVTGALHSLADRRLINYAPYDVITLTEKGLAIAEDVVRRHEALREFFIKVLSVGEAEADEAACRMEHSLQPPLLERLVLFAKFVETCPRLELKWVEKFGYHCNNGVKRDECEMCISLTLAETRMKVSQE